From a region of the Triticum aestivum cultivar Chinese Spring chromosome 7D, IWGSC CS RefSeq v2.1, whole genome shotgun sequence genome:
- the LOC123166755 gene encoding G-type lectin S-receptor-like serine/threonine-protein kinase LECRK3, with the protein MASPSSALFLAAFLAVLSVHVAAAARTNLTAGVPMTPPSYITSPSGVFAFGFRALDGSSPGKFLLATWFRSGSRSDDDGRPSSSSQLQSVVWFARQSSTYSSAALATAQSALSVTADGQLALADTADGGGNRLLWRAPIPSLRRGSVLALLDSGNLQFLGDGGGPENVLWASFWYPTDTLLPGQSLTMDTRSEGKLISRRADAEFATGRFTMGVQTDGNVVLYVDLLSGNSPDNAYWQAHTDSSSGNTTVAFDDQGGLSSTLYNGVVQSLISPVATGKFYRFARMDPDGVVRAYARAKNVPDGGGNTSWSVSGAFPSDACNKRTSGLQGVCGPGSYCTEQKDRLRCACPAGYTYADAQHTDSGCTPEFSPQSCDGENNTNEYMLVDLPNTTWETSIYYKKFTSVTEDQCRDYCLNDCYCAAALMIGGTDCAEMAALTNGRQASDVTTKALIKVRRSNPPARVSARTRTILAVTVCVAVVLLAIPGGFLARHHLTKKKRESQGLLSVRAFSWKELHKATNGFEKLLGKGSFGEVYEGELKSPRRRLIAVKRLINSNEYSEREFTNEVQSIGQIHHRNLVCMIGYCKEGKHRMLVLEFMPGGSLRGFLFKPERPPWSWRAQAALGIARGIEYLHDGCAFPIMHCDIKPDNILLDDAYAPKITDFGISKLLGSQQVHTTVTNIRGTRGYIAPEWFRSEARIDTKVDVYSFGVVLLEMICCRKCQDPLVDQGGDETVTLFGWAIQLVTNRRTELILPHDDDAVTDLERVERFARVAFWCIEPNPSLRPTMHHVVQMLESAVATAEVLPDPPSCYMDSTPLIVSSA; encoded by the coding sequence ATGGCATCGCCCTCCTCCGCTCTCTTCCTCGCCGCGTTCCTTGCGGTGCTAAGTGTCCACGTAGCCGCCGCTGCACGGACCAACCTCACGGCCGGAGTCCCCATGACGCCGCCCAGCTACATCACCAGCCCGTCCGGCGTCTTCGCGTTCGGCTTCCGCGCCCTCGACGGGTCCAGCCCGGGCAAGTTCCTCCTCGCCACATGGTTCCGCTCCGGCTCCCGCTCCGACGACGACGGCCGGCCCAGCAGCTCCTCCCAGCTGCAGTCCGTGGTGTGGTTCGCCAGGCAGTCGTCCACGTACTCGTCAGCCGCCCTCGCCACGGCGCAGTCCGCCCTCAGCGTCACGGCCGACGGCCAGCTGGCGCTCGCGGACACCGCCGACGGCGGCGGCAACCGTTTGCTGTGGAGGGCGCCGATCCCCAGCCTCAGGCGCGGGTCCGTGCTCGCGCTCCTCGACTCCGGCAACCTCCAGTtcctcggcgacggcggcggcccggAGAACGTGCTGTGGGCGAGCTTCTGGTACCCGACGGACACGCTGCTGCCGGGccagtccttgaccatggacactcGGTCCGAGGGGAAGCTCATCTCCAGGCGCGCGGACGCGGAGTTCGCCACCGGCCGGTTCACCATGGGCGTCCAGACGGACGGCAACGTCGTGCTCTACGTGGACCTGCTCAGCGGCAACAGCCCGGACAACGCCTACTGGCAGGCCCACACCGACAGCTCCAGCGGCAACACGACGGTGGCCTTCGACGACCAAGGCGGCCTCAGCTCCACTCTCTACAACGGCGTCGTCCAGAGCCTGATATCGCCGGTGGCGACCGGCAAGTTCTACAGGTTCGCCAGGATGGACCCGGACGGCGTCGTCCGTGCCTATGCCCGCGCCAAGAACGTCCCGGACGGCGGCGGCAACACGTCATGGAGCGTCTCGGGGGCCTTCCCCAGCGACGCCTGCAACAAGAGGACGTCCGGGCTGCAGGGCGTGTGCGGTCCGGGGTCGTACTGCACGGAGCAGAAGGACCGGCTCCGCTGCGCGTGCCCAGCCGGGTACACGTACGCCGACGCGCAGCACACGGACAGCGGCTGCACGCCGGAGTTCTCGCCGCAGAGCTGCGACGGGGAGAACAACACCAACGAGTACATGCTCGTCGATCTGCCCAACACCACATGGGAGACATCGATCTACTACAAGAAGTTCACGTCGGTGACAGAGGACCAGTGCCGGGACTACTGCCTCAACGACTGCTACTGCGCCGCCGCGCTGATGATTGGCGGGACCGACTGCGCCGAGATGGCGGCCCTGACAAACGGGCGGCAGGCCAGCGACGTCACCACCAAGGCACTGATCAAAGTACGGCGAAGCAATCCTCCGGCGAGGGTGTCGGCGAGGACAAGAACCATACTAGCCGTGACAGTCTGCGTGGCCGTCGTGCTGCTGGCCATCCCGGGCGGCTTCCTGGCAAGGCACCACCTGACCAAAAAGAAGAGAGAGAGCCAGGGGTTGTTGAGCGTGAGAGCTTTCAGCTGGAAGGAGCTCCACAAGGCCACCAACGGCTTCGAGAAGCTGCTGGGGAAAGGGAGCTTCGGCGAGGTCTATGAAGGAGAGCTCAAGTCCCCGCGGCGGCGCCTCATCGCGGTGAAGAGGCTCATCAACTCGAACGAGTACAGCGAGAGGGAGTTCACAAACGAGGTGCAGTCCATCGGGCAGATCCACCACCGGAACCTGGTTTGCATGATCGGGTACTGCAAGGAAGGCAAGCATAGGATGCTGGTGCTGGAGTTCATGCCGGGAGGGTCGCTACGCGGCTTCCTCTTTAAGCCGGAGCGGCCACCGTGGAGCTGGCGCGCCCAGGCGGCGCTCGGCATCGCCAGGGGGATCGAGTACCTCCATGACGGGTGCGCCTTCCCGATCATGCACTGCGACATCAAGCCGGACAACATACTCCTAGACGACGCGTACGCCCCCAAGATCACCGACTTCGGGATCTCCAAGCTGCTCGGCAGCCAGCAGGTGCACACCACGGTGACCAACATACGGGGCACCAGGGGGTACATCGCCCCGGAGTGGTTCCGCAGCGAGGCGCGGATCGACACCAAGGTggacgtgtacagcttcggcgtCGTGCTGCTGGAGATGATCTGCTGCCGGAAGTGCCAGGACCCGCTGGTCGACCAAGGCGGGGACGAGACGGTCACGCTGTTCGGGTGGGCGATCCAGCTGGTGACCAACAGGAGGACTGAGCTCATACTGCCTCACGACGACGATGCGGTGACAGACTTGGAGAGGGTGGAGAGGTTCGCGCGTGTGGCGTTCTGGTGCATCGAGCCCAACCCGTCGCTCCGGCCGACGATGCACCATGTGGTGCAGATGCTGGAGAGCGCGGTGGCTACGGCCGAGGTGCTACCAGACCCTCCCTCTTGTTACATGGACTCGACTCCTTTGATCGTGTCTTCTGCTTGA